The Nitrospira sp. genome window below encodes:
- a CDS encoding MFS transporter, translating to MTYIDRVNISVTARQMMPALGITEQEMGWVFSLCRGYALFQIPGGWLSDRWGIRLVLMIALIWWSCFTAWTAVAATSFLAVPFGVVGALACVRFFLGVGEAAALPTFNRAVTDRLPNHERGLGIGIAIGGIGIGAAITPPITAWVMVNYGWQTAFYLSSGLGLGLAAIWWYLAADRPTSHRWHKSHKTEPPASLFLQRSYRFRGRCSDARQASGGLW from the coding sequence GTGACCTATATCGATCGGGTCAATATCTCCGTCACCGCACGGCAAATGATGCCCGCACTTGGAATCACCGAGCAGGAGATGGGATGGGTCTTCAGCCTTTGTCGTGGGTATGCCCTCTTTCAGATTCCTGGTGGATGGCTCAGCGACCGCTGGGGCATTCGTCTCGTCCTTATGATTGCCTTGATCTGGTGGTCCTGTTTTACCGCCTGGACGGCTGTCGCGGCGACATCGTTCCTCGCCGTACCATTCGGTGTTGTAGGGGCTCTGGCCTGTGTGCGGTTTTTCTTAGGTGTCGGAGAAGCGGCAGCCCTGCCGACGTTTAATCGAGCGGTGACCGACCGGCTTCCCAACCATGAACGGGGACTCGGCATCGGCATCGCTATCGGAGGAATTGGAATCGGCGCGGCGATCACACCGCCCATCACCGCATGGGTCATGGTCAATTATGGGTGGCAGACCGCGTTTTATCTTTCGAGTGGATTAGGGTTAGGCCTCGCGGCCATCTGGTGGTACTTGGCCGCTGATCGTCCGACAAGCCACCGATGGCACAAGTCGCACAAGACCGAGCCTCCAGCCTCTCTGTTCCTACAACGCAGCTATCGATTCCGTGGTCGGTGTTCCGACGCACGCCAAGCGTCTGGTGGCTTGTGGTGA